The DNA segment CCAAAAACAAGCACCATGATTTTCCGGTACGGGCCATCGGAAAAGGCTTAAGCACAAAGGTAAATGCCAATCTAGGGACATCCGAAAAGCATTGCCAATTGCATGAAGAGCTTGAAAAAATGGGTATTGCCATAAAATATGGAGCCGATGCCATTATGGATTTATCTACAGGAGGTAATATCCATCAGATATTAAAACAAATTATTTCACAATCAACGGTAATGGTAGGTACAGTACCTATTTATGGTATGGCAACCCGTTTATTATCGGAAGGAAAGAAAATTGCCCAACTTGATCCGGAAGAATTATTTCAAGAAATAGAACTTCAAGCCCAGATGGGTGTTGATTTTATGACACTTCATTGTGGAATAACCCAATATTCTCTTTCATTTTTAGATAATGACGAAAGAGTATGCGGCATCGTCAGTCGGGGTGGCGCACTACTAAAACGATGGATGGTTGATAACAATAAAGAAAATCCTCTATATGAGCAGTACGACAGGATTCTTGAGATATGCCGTAAATATGATGTAACTATCAGTTTAGGTGATGGATTGCGTCCGGGCTGCGGAGCAGATGCTTCAGACAGAGGACAAATAGCTGAATTATTGACCCTCGGCAAATTAGTGGATAGAGCCAGAGAAAAGGGTGTACAAGTAATGGTGGAAGGTCCTGGTCATATGCCTATGGATCAGATTGAAAGTAACATGAGATTCATGAAGAAGATTTGTCATGAGGCCCCCTTGTATGTTCTGGGCCCCTTAGTTACCGATTCCGCCCCTGGATATGATCATATCGTTGGTGCCATTGGAGGTACCATGGCTGCCATTCATGGTGCAGATTTTTTATGCTATGTTACACCTGCCGAGCACCTATGTCTTCCTAATGCGCATGATGTAAAAGAAGGCGTGATGGCAAGTAAAATAGCAGCCCACAGCGCTGACATAGTAAACAATATCAATGGCAGCAAGCAACGTGACTACACAATATCAAAAGC comes from the Saccharicrinis fermentans DSM 9555 = JCM 21142 genome and includes:
- the thiC gene encoding phosphomethylpyrimidine synthase ThiC — translated: MKTQIESAKEGIITPQMYEVAQKEQVDTEWIRNEVAYGHIVIPKNKHHDFPVRAIGKGLSTKVNANLGTSEKHCQLHEELEKMGIAIKYGADAIMDLSTGGNIHQILKQIISQSTVMVGTVPIYGMATRLLSEGKKIAQLDPEELFQEIELQAQMGVDFMTLHCGITQYSLSFLDNDERVCGIVSRGGALLKRWMVDNNKENPLYEQYDRILEICRKYDVTISLGDGLRPGCGADASDRGQIAELLTLGKLVDRAREKGVQVMVEGPGHMPMDQIESNMRFMKKICHEAPLYVLGPLVTDSAPGYDHIVGAIGGTMAAIHGADFLCYVTPAEHLCLPNAHDVKEGVMASKIAAHSADIVNNINGSKQRDYTISKARRELDWDTIFKNALDPELAQKRKMESESSEEDHCTMCGNLCAVKNDQNI